Within the Salvia hispanica cultivar TCC Black 2014 chromosome 4, UniMelb_Shisp_WGS_1.0, whole genome shotgun sequence genome, the region AGTGTCCATATTGTGAAGGACTTGGATACACAGTCTGTGAGCTTTGTCAGGGGAAAACCTCCACTTGATGATTCATTATACATGTAAATCATACTCTCatttaattaacattaatGTTATACCTACTGAAGCTATGTTCcattgtttaaatttatataaatcatactctTTTCTTGTAGGAGTAATAAAGAAGAGGGATAGATGAagtgtattattttaattttctttaactAGCTACTGTAGTTTTTTAATGGGTTGATATTTCCATAGATAAAGTCGATATAATTGTATAGGCTGGTTTATATTTTGTAGCAAAAACATCTTACTTTTAgatctttttaaaattataaagacCCATGAAATTCCATCCATCATTTGAGATTTCATTATGTATCCAAACTTTAACGGATGACTATACCTCATTTTGTGAAGTGGAAACTAtcatttaatgttttttgttgataataACAAGAATTGCTAATATACACAAAATccaatatgaaataaatatgtataaatgTATATGCATAAATAGACTAACTCAACTTCcccaaaaaacacaaaatagaagaaattaagaaagagagaCTGATCAATCTTGGTAGGTTTCAGCTAAGTATATATATGGTTTGCATTATACTTATGATGGAGTAAATCATCGATTTATTATAACAATAGTgctattgatttttttaaatctatatTGTTATTAATTTGGTGTTTATTTCGAATTTGCAGTTTGAACATGAGCGACAGAAAGAAAGGTAATGAATAATAGAGcacatcattttcatttggtAAGATAATAATCGtctttcaataatttttttggtatagacttgtgataaattattatcatgtctataaaatatttattaataagaaaatgataaaaatagaatgaaaagaaaacgATTATTTGCacaactattttcttttctattatGTGTGCATGTATGTTTGTTATATTGCTGGCATATATAATGTCACAGGTACACCACAGAAGAATCAAACTGACTATGACAATGAGGTAATACATGgcttacattatttataaataaattgtcaGTGCATAAATTGTACATGtatgattgaattttttaagtattttatattaaaaattgattaaacattaattagtttaaaataaattattaatcatttttgcAACAATTCagagaatattaattttaaaataaatatctatacattaaaaaaaacttattattttattgattattgtATAATAACTTCAAATCAAGTTCGAATAATGTGTAACGTTGTCATAAATTTTtcacatcaatttatttctagagatattatgtttatgtagagataaaattatctttattctAAAGATTATCGACTAATTAGCTTTTTCATCCTCCACAGATTAAGAAAATCGTAAATGAAAACCTTGTCGAATGGGATAACACCACTCGAACTATCTTTGATGGTGAAGATAGGTaggaaataattttgatttgatattaatCACATCATTAATTAAGCTCTTtatataattaacataatGTTTGATGCATAAACTTCAGCAAAAATAAGAGATTTGGTTCGTTCGCGCCCAGAGAGGCTCCATCACGAGGTCATCGTAGAACGAAGGGGGCAATCATCACGCCCCCAAGAGGTCGCAGTAAGGGTAAAGGACGATACACTGCTCTAAGGATGAACACATCCAACCCTCCGTTTTTTGAAGAGGAGGAGGAcgaggatgaggatgaggatgaagatgaagaggaggagatgatgaagaaataaaaaagattatttctttttattatatgtttcaaaaccaatataatcatataaacATGCACCATGAAAGCGTGCACAATAATCTTTGTTTATGTATCGCAAAGACTTTGAATAAGGTTTATTGATACtctacttatatttatatacgtATGAGCTTATATTATGTAAACTTTTTCTAtgttcattatatttatattatttgaacCGTGATCGTCTCTCACTagctaaataaaatttattgttatttacttatttacaACGAAGTATATCCTGCATGATTTAGGActgtaggagtaatatttgaCTATAATTTTTTCGTCGAGTAATAAATCATAACATATCAATATGTTGTAATGG harbors:
- the LOC125218934 gene encoding uncharacterized protein LOC125218934 produces the protein MYVCYIAGIYNVTGTPQKNQTDYDNEIKKIVNENLVEWDNTTRTIFDGEDSKNKRFGSFAPREAPSRGHRRTKGAIITPPRGRSKGKGRYTALRMNTSNPPFFEEEEDEDEDEDEDEEEEMMKK